The following coding sequences are from one Ruminococcus flavefaciens AE3010 window:
- the metA gene encoding homoserine O-acetyltransferase MetA: MPIRIPSELPAFKTLGEENIFVMSKERAEHQDIRPLKVVILNIMPKKIETESQLMRLLSNTPLQVDVELLQMASHVSRNTSSHHLGAFYKTFDEISDNRYDGMIITGAPVELLDFEQVDYWKEITNIMEWSKTHVFSTLYICWGAQAGLYYHYGIPKYTLEHKMFGIFPHRAEVSNCQLLRGFDDVFYVPHSRHTEVRREDIERIPQLEVLTSSDIAGVHIVANKNGRQYFITGHSEYDRDTIANEYRRDVEKGLDIQIPYNYFPNDDPNNMPVFSWRCTANLMFSNWLNYCVYQKTPYNLDELEVRNWNWETSL, encoded by the coding sequence GTGCCGATAAGGATACCGTCCGAGCTACCAGCATTCAAGACTCTTGGAGAAGAAAATATTTTCGTAATGTCCAAGGAAAGGGCGGAGCATCAGGATATCCGTCCGCTTAAAGTCGTTATACTCAATATAATGCCTAAAAAGATAGAAACTGAGAGCCAGCTCATGAGACTGCTGAGTAATACGCCGTTACAGGTCGATGTGGAGCTGCTTCAAATGGCTTCTCACGTTTCAAGAAACACATCAAGTCATCATCTTGGGGCTTTTTACAAGACCTTTGACGAGATAAGTGACAACCGCTATGACGGAATGATAATCACAGGTGCTCCCGTGGAGCTCCTTGATTTCGAGCAGGTGGACTACTGGAAGGAAATAACCAATATCATGGAGTGGTCTAAGACTCATGTTTTTTCCACCTTATATATATGCTGGGGAGCTCAGGCAGGACTTTACTATCACTACGGTATACCCAAATATACCCTTGAGCATAAGATGTTCGGCATATTCCCACACAGGGCTGAGGTCAGCAACTGTCAGCTGCTCAGAGGCTTTGACGATGTATTCTATGTGCCACATTCGCGTCATACCGAGGTGCGCAGAGAGGATATAGAGCGTATCCCTCAGCTTGAAGTGCTTACCTCATCGGATATAGCAGGCGTCCACATCGTTGCAAACAAGAACGGCAGACAGTACTTTATCACAGGCCATTCCGAATACGACAGGGACACTATTGCCAATGAGTACAGACGAGACGTTGAAAAGGGGCTGGATATACAGATACCCTACAATTATTTCCCCAATGACGACCCGAATAATATGCCTGTATTCTCATGGAGATGCACAGCAAATCTTATGTTTTCAAACTGGCTCAACTATTGCGTTTACCAGAAGACACCTTATAATCTTGACGAGCTTGAGGTTCGCAACTGGAACTGGGAAACAAGTCTTTAA
- a CDS encoding TetR/AcrR family transcriptional regulator: protein MENAFSQDNLKNQRFDKAVEVSAQLFLKNGIESVKMTDIAEESGIGVATLYRYFGTKNGITIAAMTYMWNELNKMFSGIFESDVFLAQSGIKQVSDLMRMFTVLYEAHPGFMKLLSEFDLMLISENIPKHELKNYEKSIINFYPVFEKSYMTGVADGTVREIPNVRLFYLSYAHTLMELSKKLIQGELLPGDDFSHAVDELSTIIEAAVFFLRKE from the coding sequence GTGGAAAACGCATTTTCGCAGGATAATTTGAAAAATCAACGATTCGACAAGGCCGTTGAAGTCAGCGCTCAGCTCTTCCTCAAAAACGGCATCGAGTCTGTAAAAATGACTGATATCGCTGAAGAAAGCGGCATCGGCGTAGCTACTCTTTATCGCTATTTCGGCACAAAAAACGGCATAACCATCGCTGCTATGACCTATATGTGGAATGAGCTCAACAAGATGTTCAGCGGCATTTTTGAGTCCGATGTATTTCTTGCTCAGAGCGGCATAAAGCAGGTCAGCGACCTGATGAGAATGTTCACCGTTCTCTACGAGGCACACCCGGGGTTCATGAAGCTTCTCTCGGAATTCGACCTCATGCTCATATCCGAAAATATCCCCAAGCATGAGCTGAAAAACTACGAGAAATCAATAATAAACTTCTACCCTGTCTTTGAAAAATCCTATATGACAGGAGTCGCTGACGGCACTGTCCGCGAGATACCCAATGTTCGTCTTTTTTATCTTTCCTACGCACATACGCTTATGGAGCTCAGCAAAAAGCTCATTCAGGGTGAGCTTCTCCCGGGTGACGATTTTTCTCATGCCGTGGACGAGCTCAGCACTATCATAGAGGCAGCCGTTTTCTTCCTTAGAAAGGAGTGA
- a CDS encoding DUF4190 domain-containing protein — translation MDNNYNNYNNNNYGGYQSNDQYGGYDSNYDMPHDERRGPGFAIASFVLALVNIIPCCTCLSIVTVPLCLIFSIISLVQKRKGKGFAITGIVLSVLAGILFAYYGFIIYKVMPDYMYFIENQQQIVEDYDRDGTIPERYEKYRDPKYDKYWKKDGYDSFDDFFDKFIESYKSGLNSAGGGRSSADTSSKKTSDNTSDAAFVFRPVLT, via the coding sequence ATGGACAATAACTATAACAACTATAATAACAACAATTACGGCGGTTATCAGAGCAATGATCAGTACGGCGGCTATGACAGCAATTACGACATGCCCCACGACGAGCGCAGGGGTCCCGGATTTGCTATTGCTTCTTTTGTGCTTGCACTTGTGAATATCATACCATGCTGTACCTGCCTCAGTATCGTCACAGTACCTCTGTGTCTGATCTTCTCAATAATTTCTCTCGTTCAGAAAAGAAAGGGCAAGGGCTTTGCCATTACAGGCATCGTTCTTTCCGTACTTGCAGGAATTCTCTTTGCATACTACGGCTTCATCATTTATAAGGTAATGCCTGACTATATGTACTTTATTGAGAATCAGCAGCAGATAGTCGAGGACTACGACAGAGACGGAACGATCCCCGAAAGATATGAGAAGTATCGCGATCCAAAATATGACAAGTACTGGAAAAAAGACGGTTATGACTCATTTGACGATTTCTTTGACAAGTTCATTGAAAGCTATAAGTCAGGATTGAATTCGGCAGGCGGCGGCAGAAGCTCCGCAGATACATCTTCAAAAAAGACATCGGACAATACAAGCGATGCTGCATTTGTATTCAGACCCGTATTGACATAA
- a CDS encoding ComEA family DNA-binding protein — translation MKGGRAFIKYLLFVLFIIAVICAAIFFFHITENTQKPTSITITPYDDTPTEYTNVSSVKTSASSRTTASKTTIHTSVSAAATTACGIVSLDINTASADELKKLKGIGDVLAQEIISYRESSGGFRNIEEIMNVKGIGESIFADIRDHIYVADPVYDTRDETPVSKEPAEEEPNEEEHTPTLEELAPININTADRDILLMLPHVDEDTADRMIEFRESTGGFRNEYELLLIEGLSHSDVDDIIQFITI, via the coding sequence TTGAAAGGCGGAAGAGCTTTCATAAAATATCTGCTCTTTGTGCTTTTTATCATCGCAGTGATCTGCGCTGCCATATTCTTCTTTCACATCACAGAAAACACTCAAAAACCAACAAGCATTACAATAACACCTTATGATGATACTCCGACAGAATATACCAATGTATCATCTGTAAAAACATCAGCAAGTTCAAGAACTACCGCCTCAAAAACAACAATCCATACATCTGTCTCAGCAGCTGCCACAACTGCCTGCGGGATCGTCAGCCTTGATATCAATACCGCTTCCGCTGACGAGCTTAAAAAGCTGAAGGGCATTGGCGACGTGCTTGCACAGGAGATAATAAGCTACCGCGAAAGCAGCGGCGGCTTCAGGAATATCGAAGAGATAATGAACGTTAAGGGTATCGGTGAGAGTATTTTTGCTGATATACGCGATCACATATATGTAGCTGATCCCGTTTACGACACCCGCGACGAAACTCCCGTCAGCAAAGAACCTGCGGAAGAGGAGCCCAACGAGGAAGAACACACACCGACTCTTGAAGAACTGGCTCCAATAAATATCAATACAGCAGACAGGGACATTCTCCTTATGCTTCCTCATGTGGACGAAGATACCGCAGACAGGATGATCGAGTTCAGAGAAAGCACAGGCGGATTCAGAAACGAATATGAGCTTCTGCTCATTGAAGGACTCTCACACAGTGACGTCGATGATATAATACAGTTCATAACCATATAA
- a CDS encoding glycoside hydrolase family 36 protein, with translation MLKFKSLQFLYNDGENDFMAITSSSVCNERMKLEVNTEGDVFSVKLTANSEITIQKLCAEFEYEFKDNDKILLNGYQSWTDSVEHTVDGKMRGISHIPCAIREKYAFSQYGDYNFADYGDNMHGWSYGYIRNDDKYIFIGSLAEDTGFTQLITQVDKGLISLKKDCEGIAVSGEWCALKALLTEGGENEVFDRYFSELGVKPRAAEPIFGYTSWYNHYQDIDRNTIKDDLNGLNALTVKADVFQIDDGWQTAVGDWLAVDIVKFPDGMKKTANDIKDAGLIPGIWLAPFVCEENSAIFRYNKEWLLLDDSLEYVRGGSNWSGFYALDIYNPEVREYIKFVIETIVNEWGYKLLKLDFLYAACIVPRRDKTRGQIMAEAMDFLRECAGNAMILACGVPLASAFGKVEYCRIGCDVSLDWNDKLHMRLMHRERISTKNTILNTVFRRQLNGRAFLNDPDVFLLRPCNNSLSPEQKKCLAEVNALMGSVLFTSDNFYDYTEAETKELAKILKIRDAKIISADLDNDILSLRFRIGEKKYIKRYDM, from the coding sequence ATGCTTAAATTCAAATCCCTGCAATTTCTTTACAACGACGGCGAAAACGACTTCATGGCTATTACTTCCAGCTCTGTGTGCAACGAGCGCATGAAGCTTGAGGTAAATACCGAGGGCGATGTGTTTTCAGTAAAGCTGACCGCTAATTCCGAGATAACCATTCAGAAGCTGTGCGCCGAATTTGAGTACGAATTCAAGGACAATGACAAAATACTCCTAAACGGCTATCAGTCGTGGACGGACTCCGTTGAGCATACTGTTGACGGCAAAATGCGGGGCATCAGCCATATTCCCTGTGCTATCCGTGAAAAGTACGCCTTTTCGCAGTACGGCGATTATAATTTTGCCGATTACGGCGATAATATGCACGGCTGGTCATACGGCTATATCCGCAATGATGATAAATACATATTTATCGGCTCCCTTGCAGAAGATACAGGCTTCACACAGCTTATCACACAGGTGGACAAGGGACTGATCAGCCTCAAAAAAGACTGCGAAGGTATTGCTGTCAGCGGCGAGTGGTGCGCATTGAAGGCGCTGCTCACAGAGGGCGGAGAGAACGAGGTATTTGACAGGTATTTCTCAGAGCTTGGAGTGAAGCCGCGTGCAGCAGAGCCTATATTCGGCTACACAAGCTGGTACAATCACTATCAGGATATCGACCGGAATACCATAAAAGATGACCTTAACGGTCTGAACGCCCTCACCGTAAAAGCAGACGTCTTTCAGATCGACGACGGCTGGCAGACCGCTGTGGGCGACTGGCTGGCAGTTGATATCGTAAAATTCCCCGATGGCATGAAAAAGACAGCCAATGATATAAAAGACGCAGGCCTCATTCCAGGCATATGGCTGGCGCCATTCGTGTGTGAGGAAAACTCCGCCATATTCCGCTACAATAAGGAATGGCTCCTCCTTGATGACAGTCTGGAATACGTAAGGGGCGGCTCAAACTGGAGCGGATTCTATGCGCTGGATATCTACAATCCCGAGGTTCGGGAATACATAAAATTCGTAATTGAAACCATTGTAAACGAATGGGGCTATAAGCTTCTGAAGCTGGACTTTCTCTATGCCGCATGCATAGTTCCCCGCCGCGACAAGACACGCGGTCAGATAATGGCAGAGGCTATGGACTTCCTCCGTGAATGTGCAGGCAATGCAATGATACTTGCCTGCGGAGTCCCCCTTGCTTCCGCATTCGGAAAGGTGGAATACTGCCGTATCGGCTGCGATGTAAGTCTGGACTGGAATGACAAGCTCCACATGAGACTTATGCACCGAGAGCGCATCAGCACTAAGAATACTATCCTCAACACAGTGTTCCGCAGACAGCTCAACGGACGTGCTTTTCTCAATGACCCCGACGTTTTTCTGCTGAGGCCCTGCAACAATTCACTCTCCCCCGAGCAGAAAAAATGCCTTGCAGAGGTAAACGCACTTATGGGAAGCGTTCTCTTTACCTCAGATAACTTCTATGACTATACCGAAGCCGAGACAAAAGAGCTGGCAAAAATACTGAAAATAAGAGACGCAAAGATTATTTCGGCAGACCTTGACAATGACATCCTTTCTCTCAGGTTCAGAATAGGTGAAAAGAAATACATTAAACGATACGATATGTGA
- a CDS encoding MFS transporter — MENKKVATNKILWIFAIGQLGWSLLSGIISNWLVFFYQPSQEELAKGQLQFIPKGTFIGLTAIGIITAFGRIFDAVTDPLVAGKSDSLKHKWGRRIPFMRFAAIPFGAVTVLMFISPFEAGSFGNAVTLFIFAMMFYFCMTCYCTPYNALIPELGSTQNARINLSTFISVTYFFGTAVAYLVPNIAGMFLESMGYAGSYRITIAILAAVAVICMLVPAFLIDENQYADTTPSKSSAFSSLLATFKNKDFRIFVCSDILYWVGLTLFQTGLSFYITVLLGLDSKMTFPLFAIMTAASLAFYPAVNIFSKKLGKKKLIAFAFLFFSFAFLVTAGAGLIGIPAIAYGIIIAVLAAVPMAILGILPQAVVADISEADKLDTGESRQGMFYAARTFAFKLGQSLAMLMFTSIALIGSDIEKGQSGYGLGYRLTALLAAALCLLGGIVFLKYNEKKVITRIEEGQKNA, encoded by the coding sequence ATGGAGAACAAAAAAGTTGCGACAAATAAGATACTATGGATATTTGCAATCGGTCAGCTGGGCTGGTCGCTGCTGTCGGGCATAATCTCAAACTGGCTGGTATTCTTCTATCAGCCCAGTCAGGAGGAGCTCGCCAAGGGACAGCTACAGTTCATACCAAAGGGCACCTTCATAGGTCTCACCGCTATCGGTATCATCACAGCTTTCGGACGTATCTTCGACGCTGTGACAGACCCCCTCGTTGCAGGAAAGTCCGACTCTCTAAAGCACAAATGGGGCAGACGTATCCCATTCATGCGCTTTGCGGCTATCCCCTTTGGCGCAGTCACAGTTCTCATGTTCATCTCTCCATTTGAAGCAGGAAGCTTCGGAAACGCAGTAACGCTGTTCATCTTCGCAATGATGTTCTACTTCTGCATGACCTGCTACTGCACGCCCTATAACGCTCTTATACCCGAGCTTGGCAGTACTCAGAACGCACGCATAAATCTTTCCACATTCATATCTGTGACCTATTTCTTCGGTACTGCCGTGGCATACCTCGTACCAAATATTGCAGGCATGTTCCTTGAAAGCATGGGCTATGCTGGTAGCTACCGCATAACTATAGCAATACTTGCGGCTGTTGCTGTAATATGTATGCTCGTTCCTGCTTTTCTTATCGACGAAAATCAGTACGCGGACACTACTCCCAGCAAGAGCTCCGCTTTCAGCTCTCTCCTTGCTACATTCAAGAACAAAGACTTCCGCATATTCGTATGCTCGGATATACTCTACTGGGTAGGTCTTACACTTTTCCAGACAGGTCTTTCATTCTATATAACAGTTCTTCTGGGACTGGATTCAAAAATGACCTTCCCACTGTTCGCAATAATGACAGCTGCATCGCTGGCATTTTATCCTGCTGTCAATATCTTCTCAAAGAAGCTTGGCAAAAAGAAGCTCATCGCATTCGCGTTCCTGTTCTTCTCCTTTGCCTTTCTCGTTACCGCAGGGGCAGGCCTTATCGGCATACCTGCTATAGCATACGGTATCATCATAGCTGTTCTGGCAGCTGTGCCAATGGCTATACTTGGCATACTCCCACAGGCTGTAGTTGCGGATATATCCGAGGCTGACAAGCTTGATACCGGCGAGAGCAGACAGGGTATGTTCTACGCTGCACGTACATTTGCATTCAAGCTGGGACAGTCCCTTGCAATGCTCATGTTCACAAGCATAGCCCTTATAGGCTCAGATATTGAAAAGGGTCAGTCGGGCTACGGTCTCGGCTACAGACTTACAGCTCTTTTAGCAGCAGCTCTCTGTCTGCTTGGCGGAATAGTTTTCCTGAAATACAACGAGAAAAAGGTCATCACACGTATCGAGGAGGGGCAGAAAAATGCTTAA
- a CDS encoding polysaccharide deacetylase family protein, whose product MYRCLRLGKLLRRLLEAGFLIGFFVIGSELSQAAAEKSREAPVPLPVIMYHSVCEKEPADYIVSPSQLDADLDWLSARGFTAVSAQQLIDYTCGKGRLPKKPVLITFDDGFYNNLSLALPILEKHDMCAVVSIVGRYTDDYASADPHADCYSYLTWSDISELAASGRVEIGSHTYDMHSRNGSRQGCAKLPEETAEEYAFLLRIDIGLLRTELHENCGIVPAVFAYPFGALSKESLPVLRDSGILMTLTCREGMNTITRDPDCLYGIFRYNRSGLLSTEEYMERITKELPEA is encoded by the coding sequence ATGTACAGATGTCTGCGGCTGGGAAAGCTGCTGAGGCGGCTGCTGGAAGCAGGATTTCTCATAGGATTTTTTGTCATCGGCTCTGAGCTTTCACAGGCAGCTGCCGAAAAAAGCCGCGAAGCTCCCGTACCCCTGCCTGTGATAATGTACCACAGCGTATGCGAAAAAGAGCCTGCGGATTATATAGTTTCACCCTCACAGCTTGACGCAGACCTTGACTGGCTGTCAGCCCGCGGATTCACTGCCGTCAGCGCACAGCAGCTCATAGACTACACCTGCGGCAAAGGCAGACTGCCGAAAAAGCCTGTACTCATAACCTTTGATGACGGCTTCTACAATAATCTTTCCCTTGCTCTGCCTATACTCGAAAAGCACGATATGTGCGCCGTCGTATCTATTGTTGGCAGGTACACCGACGATTATGCATCCGCCGACCCTCATGCGGACTGCTACTCATATCTCACATGGTCTGATATTTCTGAGCTTGCCGCATCGGGACGAGTGGAGATAGGCAGCCATACCTACGATATGCACTCACGCAATGGCAGCAGGCAGGGCTGTGCAAAGCTCCCCGAGGAGACTGCCGAGGAATATGCTTTTCTGCTCCGAATTGATATCGGTCTGCTGCGAACCGAGCTCCATGAGAACTGCGGCATTGTACCTGCAGTGTTCGCCTACCCCTTCGGAGCTCTCAGCAAAGAAAGCCTTCCCGTGCTGCGTGACAGCGGCATACTCATGACCCTCACCTGCCGTGAGGGCATGAACACCATTACACGCGATCCTGACTGCCTTTACGGCATATTCCGCTATAACAGAAGCGGTCTTCTCTCCACAGAGGAATACATGGAACGCATAACAAAAGAACTCCCCGAAGCTTAA
- a CDS encoding DUF6937 domain-containing protein has protein sequence MDRSKFIFGNEISRKAYKKAVKTKAKFIDKYGDDSDAVYHLADVEAPAVGKSLGVRQIVIGKESTCKFDDKSLVIGNIRMGFGHYRISMAIASAAHAMGYTPYWFDLHSFKEATCGKVIAEQNELYSLGSRLSQRFALFNKLVWEPLNSEGFRKLTYNSSDQKTAELMTAVFSELPKDIPYVATHVWPSQAAVHAGLTHVVNAIPDNWPMGLHLSEGAVHTVQTPSSYLGYRALRGMDRKRQLKPMPKDVIVYTGHYIDHELVSNIEADCQKRIDRVNDKKPVRWLMSVGGAGAQKEIFIAVIRKLMPAIRAKKAVLFINVGDHAKVWHELVKAVPQIKPLMHEHFDDFDETTSFCEKACGGEVSGIHAFCHSDIFAAVYSTNLLMRCSDVLITKPSELAFYPIPKLMIKRVGGHEAWGAIRSAEVGDGTYECSTAAETAAMIDMIQHGRDIIVKMCGHIVTAKKAGVYDGAYRAVELAVGKK, from the coding sequence ATGGACAGATCTAAATTTATCTTTGGCAATGAAATATCCCGAAAAGCCTATAAAAAGGCAGTTAAGACAAAAGCAAAATTCATTGATAAATACGGCGACGATTCCGACGCTGTATACCACCTTGCCGACGTTGAAGCACCTGCGGTGGGAAAGTCCCTCGGAGTACGTCAGATCGTAATAGGTAAGGAAAGCACCTGCAAATTTGATGACAAGAGCCTTGTCATAGGCAATATACGTATGGGCTTCGGACATTACAGGATATCCATGGCAATAGCCTCGGCAGCTCATGCCATGGGCTATACGCCCTATTGGTTCGACCTGCACTCCTTCAAGGAAGCTACCTGCGGCAAGGTCATTGCAGAGCAGAATGAGCTGTATTCACTGGGCTCCAGACTATCACAGCGCTTTGCGCTTTTCAACAAGCTTGTGTGGGAGCCTCTTAACAGCGAGGGCTTCCGCAAGCTTACCTATAACAGCTCCGACCAGAAGACTGCGGAACTTATGACGGCAGTATTCAGTGAACTGCCAAAGGATATACCCTATGTGGCAACTCATGTATGGCCCTCACAGGCTGCGGTACACGCAGGACTTACCCATGTGGTGAACGCGATCCCCGACAACTGGCCAATGGGACTTCATCTGTCCGAGGGAGCTGTCCATACAGTACAGACTCCGTCCTCATATCTCGGCTACAGAGCTCTTCGCGGCATGGACAGGAAGCGTCAGCTGAAGCCTATGCCCAAGGACGTCATTGTCTATACAGGACATTACATCGACCATGAGCTTGTAAGCAATATCGAAGCAGACTGTCAGAAGCGCATAGACAGAGTCAATGACAAAAAGCCTGTTCGCTGGCTCATGTCCGTAGGCGGAGCAGGTGCCCAGAAGGAGATATTCATCGCTGTTATACGCAAGCTTATGCCTGCTATCAGGGCGAAAAAGGCTGTGCTTTTCATAAATGTGGGAGACCATGCAAAGGTGTGGCATGAGCTTGTAAAAGCAGTGCCACAGATAAAGCCTTTGATGCATGAGCATTTCGACGATTTTGATGAGACAACAAGCTTCTGCGAAAAAGCCTGCGGCGGCGAGGTCAGCGGCATACACGCATTCTGCCATTCGGATATTTTTGCAGCAGTTTACTCCACGAATCTGCTTATGAGGTGCAGCGACGTGCTCATAACAAAGCCCAGCGAACTGGCGTTTTACCCCATACCCAAGCTTATGATAAAACGTGTGGGCGGCCATGAAGCGTGGGGCGCTATCCGCTCTGCGGAGGTAGGCGACGGTACCTATGAGTGCTCGACAGCTGCCGAGACCGCTGCCATGATAGATATGATACAGCACGGCAGGGATATCATCGTGAAGATGTGCGGACACATCGTCACAGCCAAGAAAGCAGGCGTTTATGACGGCGCATACCGTGCTGTTGAGCTTGCTGTGGGCAAGAAATAA
- a CDS encoding leucine-rich repeat domain-containing protein, with protein MKRTIKAIIAATGAAIMCAAPVLTSVSSTPIVNNITASASYVVNAFDSFDNNWVPSITGVSNGVTKVNLGHVDYEFDRNAKTAKIVGMDKADSRIKFPKGINVNGTFYATTAIANSAFQGKDGQKLANGAAAPKGAALTMVDLNAAVNLKTIGNDAFNGCTKLTGSIRLPESLTSIGDRAFRNTAVTEIAYTVKDRKPVSKLNTVGDEAFYNCTSLTKIYLPATMMTVGNRAFAYSGITLANFAGPNSKGITIKSEAFANCSKLTSIGTDRTVNSSSSKDAFRNIPKANVHRYSSSTSDELVGRFKIYFGL; from the coding sequence ATGAAAAGAACAATTAAAGCAATCATTGCAGCTACAGGCGCAGCAATCATGTGTGCAGCACCTGTATTGACATCCGTATCTTCAACACCCATCGTTAACAACATCACAGCTTCAGCTTCTTATGTTGTAAATGCTTTTGACAGCTTTGACAACAACTGGGTTCCAAGCATCACAGGTGTGAGCAATGGTGTGACTAAAGTTAATCTTGGTCACGTAGATTATGAGTTTGACAGAAATGCAAAAACTGCTAAGATCGTAGGAATGGACAAGGCAGATTCCCGTATCAAATTCCCTAAGGGCATCAATGTAAACGGTACTTTCTATGCAACAACAGCTATTGCTAACAGCGCATTCCAGGGTAAGGACGGTCAGAAGTTAGCTAACGGTGCAGCTGCACCCAAGGGCGCTGCTCTCACAATGGTTGACCTCAATGCGGCGGTAAATCTTAAAACTATCGGCAATGATGCATTTAACGGCTGCACTAAGCTTACAGGATCTATCAGACTGCCTGAGTCTTTAACTTCTATCGGTGATCGCGCATTCCGTAATACTGCTGTAACAGAGATCGCTTATACTGTAAAAGATCGTAAGCCTGTCAGCAAACTCAACACAGTCGGTGATGAGGCTTTCTACAACTGCACGAGCCTTACCAAGATATATTTACCTGCAACAATGATGACTGTCGGAAACAGAGCTTTCGCTTATTCAGGTATCACACTTGCAAATTTTGCAGGTCCTAACTCAAAGGGTATCACTATCAAGAGTGAAGCTTTCGCTAACTGCTCAAAGCTTACTTCTATCGGCACAGACCGTACAGTGAATAGTTCAAGCTCCAAGGATGCTTTCAGAAACATTCCTAAGGCTAACGTACACAGATACTCATCAAGCACATCTGACGAACTCGTTGGAAGATTCAAGATCTATTTTGGTCTTTGA
- the spoIIP gene encoding stage II sporulation protein P — protein sequence MKRHKRRRSKTTVRCIAAVMLPVAAAAAVHGAFGIRDSLFSADDLTVSHSEKAAAPHNTDSETISRIVREDELLEGKMTLSEGYGVCDERPENQEYLRLADPRDMRADDAGAKPYPKSWGSDGEIIRTTYGEYSGSSFFDLEGGGQVNNKTDIPNETLIRESGFLPNFTVKDTDEPLVLIYHTHTTESFEPFVRDNYDTAFNYRTTDPTKNVVMVGDAIQAELEAQGIGVIHTGEIHDYPSYNGSYARSRDTITPILEKYPSIKVVLDIHRDAIGADGTAYQPFIDVDGREAAQIMIISGCDDGTLGMPNYMENFHFACALQSKLESDHEGLTRPILFDYRHYNQDLTNGSLLIEIGSHGSTLGQVQFSGQLFGRSLGQLLNSMKRR from the coding sequence ATGAAACGTCATAAGCGCAGAAGATCAAAGACAACTGTAAGGTGTATAGCGGCGGTGATGCTGCCCGTTGCAGCTGCGGCAGCAGTCCACGGAGCTTTCGGCATCAGGGACAGTCTGTTTTCGGCAGATGACCTTACCGTCAGCCATTCCGAAAAAGCGGCAGCTCCCCATAATACTGACAGTGAGACAATAAGCCGTATCGTCCGTGAAGATGAGCTCCTTGAAGGGAAGATGACGCTGTCAGAGGGCTACGGAGTGTGTGACGAGAGACCCGAGAATCAGGAGTACCTGCGGCTGGCTGACCCAAGGGATATGCGTGCCGACGACGCAGGAGCAAAGCCATATCCAAAGAGCTGGGGCTCTGACGGCGAGATAATACGGACCACCTACGGGGAATACAGCGGCAGTTCATTCTTTGACCTTGAGGGCGGCGGACAGGTAAACAACAAGACCGATATCCCCAACGAGACCCTTATCCGTGAAAGCGGCTTCCTGCCGAACTTCACCGTAAAGGATACCGACGAGCCTCTGGTGCTCATATATCATACTCATACCACGGAGAGCTTTGAGCCATTTGTACGTGACAATTACGATACTGCGTTCAATTACAGGACCACCGATCCAACAAAAAATGTTGTCATGGTAGGGGACGCCATACAGGCGGAGCTTGAAGCCCAGGGCATAGGCGTTATCCATACCGGAGAGATACACGACTATCCCTCGTATAACGGCTCATACGCAAGAAGCCGCGATACTATCACGCCTATACTGGAGAAGTATCCAAGCATCAAGGTCGTACTTGATATACACAGGGACGCCATAGGCGCTGACGGGACGGCTTATCAGCCTTTTATTGATGTGGACGGCAGGGAAGCGGCTCAGATAATGATAATATCGGGCTGTGACGACGGTACTCTCGGTATGCCAAATTATATGGAGAACTTTCACTTTGCCTGCGCTCTGCAAAGCAAGCTGGAGTCCGACCATGAGGGGCTGACGCGTCCCATACTCTTTGACTACAGGCACTATAATCAGGATCTGACCAATGGAAGTCTGCTCATAGAGATAGGCTCTCACGGAAGTACTCTCGGACAGGTACAGTTCTCGGGACAGCTTTTTGGCAGGTCACTGGGTCAGCTTCTGAATTCCATGAAAAGGAGATAA